ttagtggctggagagacggcttagcACCGTccgctcttccagatgacccaaaTTCAGTTCGAAGCAtccatctggtggctcacaattgtaattcagttccagggattcagtggcttcttctggcctctagaggTATTGCAGTCATGTGCGAataccctccccctccccacacagacacacacataataaaaataataggagagccaggcggtggtggcacacacctttaatcccagcacttgggaggcagaggcaggcagatttctgagttcgaggccagcctggtctagagagtgagttccaggacagccagggctacacagagacaccctgtctcggaaaaccaaaaaaaaaaaaaaaaaaaaaaaaaaaaaaaaaaaaaaaaggagagatggctcatcagtcaagaacactgactacttttccagaggtcctgagttcaactcccagcaaccacaccaTGGCTCatatccatctgtaatgggatccgatgccctcttctggtgtgtctgaagacatcgacAGTATAATCacatatatcaaataaataaatcttaaaaaaaaaaaaaaaaaaaaaaagccgggcagtggtgatgcatgcttttaatcccagctcttgggaggcagaggcaggtggatttctgagttcgaggccaacctgttctacagagtgagttccaggacagccagggctacacagagaaaccctgtctcaaaaaacctaaataataatacttttaaaaaagcaaaaaatgaatctatatatataaaaaaaaagaatgtaagtgATCTGGGTAtagtggtgcacacatttaatcccagcactctggaggcagaggcagatgagtctctgtgttcgaggccagcctgatctacataatgagtttcaggctagccaggactacatagagagaccctgtctcaaaacaaaacaaaacaaaacaaaacaaaacaaatcaagaatGTAGGTTCTGCAGGTGTGGCAGCAGGTACATagttgtaatcccaacactaggaagATGTAGGCAAAAGAATAATagtccttgtttttttttctttttaaagattaatcaatttattttatttatataagtacactgtaggtgtcttcagatacacccaaagaaagcatcagatctcattacagatggttgtaagccaccatgtgattgctgggaattgaactcaggacctctggaagagcaggcagtgctattgaccactgagccatgtctccagcccaatAGTCCCTGTTTTCAATAGGGGAAAGAAAAAGGACGTAGGTCTATGGATCTATGGAGGGGCTGTCCTGGAGCAGGGCCACTTACTAACTGTGTTACTGCGAACCAGtcattcctttttctttgccTCATGGTTAATAGTGATGTCTATTTCCTGGAGTTGTTCTGAGGAGCCAACCAGTTAACATATTTAGTGCATCGAGACAGAGATTAAATACTGCCCAAGACGGGAATGGCAAACTGGGCTGACAGCGAAATACAGCCTGCTGCTTGATTTGTAAGTCAAGTTTCGCTGGAACACACCCCTAAACATTTATTATGCATTGCCTGTGGCTGCTTTCTCAGTACAGCAAGATGAAAAATCTTGTACTAAATTGTCTAACAGGTAGTtagaaaacattgattttttcccccattaattaattaattaattaattaattcactttacatcccaatcactgccccctgccccctttACATAATTCCTCCCCCAGAAAACACTGGTTTTTAAATTTAACCTGTATAGTTTTTAGATAATATGTTGCTCAATTACATGAAATATTGCTTAAGTTTACCTCTGCTCAAAATGAGGACCTTGTTAATATCTACTGGTAATTAGAGCGCATTGCACTTTGGGGCGGAATTGGAGTCATGGTAGCAGGACATTCACACATTGTGCTGTAGGAGGGCAGGGAAGGGGTACAACCATCCAGAATAGCTCCCTGGTGTTGCTGGGATGGGAGGATTCTTCCCAGAATAAGACAGGGAAGAATGCCAGGAAAGAATGAATACAATGGACCACTCTGCTGGGCAGACTCACACTGTACCACTAGTTTCCAAAGTTGCCTAATAATAGATTTTTGTGACTATGTTCATGAGAAGAGATGGAAGGCACCGTGACCTGAGAGGGAGGGCCTCTCCACAGAAGAATTAAAGTAAAATTCTCAGAACCTAGAGCCTCCACAGTAGCAGCACAGAACACACCGAGAGCATCTCCTTGGGATACTGTAGAAATCTACGAAGATTGGCTAAGGCCTTTGGGGGTCCTGTCTGGCTTAGCCTAGGGAATATTGACCTCAAGTGTTTCTCCTTGCTGGGTAGAAAGTCGTCATTTCTAATCAGGGCAATGACCTTGATTGAAGAGCTTCTACCATAATGTGAATTTCAGGTATTTTAGATGTGGTTCTAATCCTTCCAGTAATGTGACCTGgtatttagtttctttgtgtgcCTATCACAATGCTTTTTGCAACAAGGGTTCTGTTGGTTCAGCTGTCACAACACATTTGTGCATGGGCCGATTTCAAACAGTCAGAGATAATGAGTATCAGGGGATTAGGCCCAGAGCAGGGTAAGATTTGATGAAACAGAGGGTTCAGAAACCAGACACATCTTTAACCAGTTCTGGGTATGGAATCAATGCATCTGTCCTCAGCACTTATTACAGAATGATGTAGACTAGGTACCAAAATAAAAGTAGATCTCTGCCTTCAAGTTAGGGCGCCAGAGGACATGCACTGCTTGATCTCCCTTAAGGACGGGATTCATGTGGAGTGTATGGAGATGCTCGGGTACCAGGTACTGTACAAGTACTGAGTTGTGGCTGGTGAGGAAGTAGGTACTGTTTGAATTTTCCTACAGTCAGTAAGCCCTAAGTCAGTTAGATCCCAGGGAAGAGCCCTTCCTTGTAGCCTGCTTCAATCCCTGCGCCCAGTAGGGAGCCTGCCTGTGACGGATGATGAAGAAGACTTGatagaaaatgaaatcaaaaccaCAAGTGGAATGAAACACTTTGTatgtgtaattctttttttttttttttctggtttttttcgagacagggtttctctgtatagccctggctgtcctggaactcactctgtagaccaggctggcctcaaactcagaaatccgcctgcctctgcctcccaagtgctgggattaaaggcgtgcgccaccactgcccggcctgtatGTGTAAttctaaaatcatttttgttcttttcaatTATGTACATggatgtgtgactgtgtgtgggaATGGGCACATGAGTGTAGGTATCTGTAGAGGCCAGGGGTGTCTGGctttggagctgaagttacaggtagtttgTGAGCCCCCctgatgtgagtgctaggaatcaagTTGGGACCTCCTGAAGAGTGACTTACaacatgctcttaacctctgcaccatctctggttttgtgtgtgtgtgtgtgtgtgtgtgtgtgtgtgtgtgtgtgtgtgttgggggggggggggttgttgctgttgtttttgtgttACCAGAAGTTACCAGTAGCTCATTTTGAGGTCAGTCAAGTCTGATCAAATTGTTGCTGCCTGTGACTATGGCTCCATTCTCCATCCTTGATCATGCTTCCAAGCCCGCCATGAGAATGCCACACTTTGATAGGTCAGTATTGACAACTCATAGTGTTCAGGGGACTGTGTACAAAGCCCTCTCATGCTGCAGTTCACTCTTTCTGTTGCAATGGCCAAATAATAGATTTAACTAATAAAGACTAACAATTGTATTTTAAGCTTATTAGGAGACAAAGGCTGATTTAATTCAGATATTGTCTCGGTTACTTACCCCTCATCTTGTGCTATGGATTATCATGTGCTCCTATTAATTTTACTTAGCAAACTGAGTGAAGTCTACACATTTAACTTTTTGTGAAATGTATTTGCTGTTAAAAATTCTACATAAAGCCTGGGCCTGTGTTTTGGGTGTGCCTGCACCTTCCCTCCCTCTAGAAGGGTGGCACCTTGGGAACACAACCAGCTGCCAGAGGTGGGTGACCATGGCTTGCTTCATTTCACTGACAGTACTAATCACCATAGTAACTATTTCATCAAGAAATGACACTGGGCAAACATCTGTGATTAATACAGtaatgctcttctgtgctcactCCTGAAGGCAGTTCCTGCCAGGACAGCCTTGTGTGGAAGCAAAGTGAGTTGTTTTATCATGCTGGGTTTCTCTGTGGTCCTGAGAAAGCACCATCATTATGCTGTCTCTCTTGCTGTTGTTCTGAAAGTTTCATTCATGCTCAGTGAggtagggaagggagaagagagagacctCTCTCAGTTTGGTCATGAGCCCTTCACACTGACAGCCTATACCTGGCTGCTCAGAAAATTGTTAATGTACTTTTTCATCTCTGGACCTTCAAGTGAGAATCACAGTCTGTAGAGCAAGGTGGAGAGACAtacaatctctctgtctcttgtgcacccccacctcaccccattTCTGCACCctcattttgcttttatgccaaAACTGCCCTTTTCCAGACACAGGCAACATGCATTTCTGGTCAAGATCTGGCTGCTCCCAGACATTGCCTGTCTATTCACAACCTATATCTGCCTCCATCACATGCGTCAGGCAAAACTATgcaggtttctttctctctcatcccaGATCCTCTACTCATATTCTCTGTCTTCAGGATCCACATGGTTACTCAGTGGTAGCCAAGACTGTCCCTCATACTGTCATTACATCTAGCTTTCATCCCTCCTTTCTGGGCCCTGGAGCACTGAACTAAGCCCCTACCTCTAAAAAGGAGGCTTTTCACAGTCTGTATCTCATCTACCCACTCCCATgtttacagggtttttttttttcacattattttattaCGTTAAAATTAGCAGGTTGGGAGAGTATTGTTGATATGTTGATGACACATCCTGCCGTGACATTTCAGCAAACTTTGCACTTGTGTGCACCCACAAATGCACCCATAGCAATCAGCAATCTAGATTGAGACTGTTTCTGGTTTTCCAAATGTTTCCTCATGTCTCTTGGAAATCTCCAGTCCTATCCTGTCCCAGTCCTAGGTGTCAAACATTGCTCTGCATCTGTCACGGATGAGCAGGTTGGAATAGTTtctagtttataaaaaaaaaaaaaaaagatcatacaGTATATATTCTGCCTTTTTTCATGAAgcttttttttgaaatttttttaaaatttaattttgaaaattagtGAATTATCAATTTGTTGCACTTATcaattgctatttttatttgtttgaatcaggtcccactgtgtagccctggctagcctggaactcattatgtagagcaggctggccccaacttgtggtcctcctgcctgtctcctgatTGCTGAAATTCCACATGTGTGCCACTATGTTTGGTGTAACATTCTGTTGTGTGACTATGCCTCAATATGCCCATTAATCTTCTGATGAAAATTTAACATTTATGTAAACAACTCCCTGTAAAGAAACACCTGTTTTCTCCtggaaaaataagagagaaatagCTGTTCTATATTGACTTTGGTGCTGAGATTGAGCCCAGGGTCTTATGTACTGTAAACACAGGCAATACTTCTGAGCTGTGCTCTACTCTCCATAGTCAACCTTTTACTAAAGGCTTGTTCACAATTCTTACTCTTCATGCTTCACTCTGAGCTCATCAGCGCCACCTACAGGCTCCTTCTAATTCCAGCCCTGAACTCCAGCGATCCTTCCCTGAAGCCTCCAGACCTCCTTGTGCATTCTTTGAGAACTCCAAAAGAGCTGTTCTATACAGTTCAGTGCTCACCAGACCTCTCCCCACTGCATATATGAAGGCTTACAGTGCTTCACGTGATTCTGTCACACCAGAGGGCATGGGTTTTCATGTTTGCTCAGAAACTGCCTTCATACATCACTTAGGTGTTTCATTGGAAACAGTTCTTTTCCATTCATTAGAGTGTCTGTTGAGATGAGGTCAGACTGAGAACATGGCCTTCATTTTGTGTTCTCTATATGATGACAAGTGACTACTTTACGTGGTCACCAATACACAATTACTAAACTGAATGATGATACCAATGTGTAATGGGAATGGGTACCAGCCCAAGGACCACACATGGAAAGGTAGAGGCTGAAAGGGTGAGGGCAAGAGACGCATGTAATTGTGATGAATTAGTATATGGAACAGACGCCTTGACGGCATGCGCGGGAGAAAGCCAGGTTAGAGGACTCTAATGCTTAGGGTACGGTGTTTGGGCTGACTGTGTTAAAGGACTTTGATCTGGAGTGAAGGTGGTAGTTTGATTGAACCATTAAATCTACTTGATACCAATTAACTTTCTCAAGATAGCTAAATAAcaattctgttctttcttttctacccATTTTTTCAACTAAATGGTCAAAAGTACCTTCGAATGAGAATTCTTCCACTGTAGAACAAAACAAGTTCTGTGTGGCTCAACCCAAACCATGTACACCAGGAGAAGCTACCTTTCGTGGCAACACACAGAGGGAAAGCCGTCCTCCACTAGAGAGACCCAAGGCTTCAGTGGTGCCTACAGCCAATGGTGTTAAATCCTACTGCCAACAATCTCTGGCAAACGATGAGACCCCTGCAAAGGAAGCCACAGATCACTCAAGACCCCTGAAGAAGATTGAGCCTCTAGTGCAAGGGGGAGAATGTGAACTACCTCAGCCAGGAGGAAAAGACgacatgctgggaactgaggatgtgaagaaagatgtGGAAGCAAGGACAGAGATCCAGTCTTTAAAAGGAAATGCTGAGATGGAGCCTCTGAGGATATCAGCAGAGAGGGACTCCCCTGGAGCAGGGGACGACACCAAGCTTCCACAGTCTGGGACGACGACATTTCTCCAAACAGCTGAGAACATTCTGCCTCTGGAAACAGCTCAGGAGCTATTGCTTGCTGAAGAAGCAATGAGAAAGGATGCCCAGCCTCAGATTCTAGAAGCAATTCCCAAAGAGAACAGCTCTCCAGAAATATTGGAAGGATATCAGTTGGTGGAAAAAGTTGAGCAAAAGGATCTTCAAGAGATCCCGAGAAAGGACGTGGAGTTCCAACTTCTGGAAACAATTCCCAAAGAGAACAGTTCTCCAGAAATAGTGGAAGGGAGCCAATCTGCAGAAAACAGTGAAAAGCAGCAGCTTTCAGAAGCACCAGGTGAAGCTGAGCAGCCCCAAGTTCTAGAAACAGTTCTCAAAGAGAATGAAACACCACAGATGCCAGACAGAAGCCAGCTCGTGCCAACACCTGTGATGAACAAGTCACTCGGTGAAGCTCCTGATGGTAGCAGAAATGCCCACGAGTCTCAGCCTCAAGTAAGAGGTGGTAACGGGGTGCAGCCAGCTGAGACTTCAGAGACAGCAGCAAAGGTGGGAATGGCCAGAGAAAGCCACCCTGATAAAGAGGAGCAACACATTGAAGGTAATGGAGGCTAGCCAGGGCCTGACTGCCTGTAGGCTCCAAGGGGATGGAGGCCAGCTGTGGGGCCAGAGGTGCTGACGTCTCTGTTGGGTGGTTGAAGTTCAACTGACCCAAACACACAAGACTTCTGTTTATTTGGGAAACAGTCTATCCTGGCtcagttcagctcccagcaactCATTTCTAAAACACAAGCTatgtcaaaattttaaaaatttactttattattagtATCTCTGCCTGGATGCCCATGTCCATGTGGGTGTGCACAGGGGTGCACATGCGTCCAAGCAGGAGgctgacatcaggtgtcttccttgctcgcttgctctctctcctgcttctgtttGAGGTAGTCTCTCAGTCTGTAGCATATTGCCTTAGTTGTAACTAACTAAATGGCGAATCTGTCTGGCTCAGGAGCTCTAGGATCTGCCTGGTTTTGCTGCATTACAGACATGCTGTGTTGAAACCAGCTTCAcacacaggtgctggggatctgaactcgggcCCTCACGTTTGTGCTGTGAGGGCTCTTATGCATCAAGGCACCTCTTCATCCCCAAACAAAACTCTCCAAAAACTATTTCTTAGGGAATTTTGCATCTTGGCTTTAGAAGCAGGCCAGGACCCAGGGATGTTAAGTGACATGACACTGGCCTCTCAGAGCCTCTGGGTAATGAGAATGCTGGCATGACAGTGCAGAAGAAACCTACTGTGTTTACTAGAGGGCAAAAATGGTCCCCAGTGAGGTTACACGTTTTCAGTGTGTCTTAGTGAGGGTCACTACTGATGTGATGAAACACCTGGACctaaagcaagttggggagaaaagagtttatttggcttacatttctataCCATAGCCtaccactgaaggaag
The window above is part of the Arvicanthis niloticus isolate mArvNil1 chromosome 13, mArvNil1.pat.X, whole genome shotgun sequence genome. Proteins encoded here:
- the Erich5 gene encoding glutamate-rich protein 5, whose protein sequence is MGCSSSSLNKAGDSSRFGSGVPSNENSSTVEQNKFCVAQPKPCTPGEATFRGNTQRESRPPLERPKASVVPTANGVKSYCQQSLANDETPAKEATDHSRPLKKIEPLVQGGECELPQPGGKDDMLGTEDVKKDVEARTEIQSLKGNAEMEPLRISAERDSPGAGDDTKLPQSGTTTFLQTAENILPLETAQELLLAEEAMRKDAQPQILEAIPKENSSPEILEGYQLVEKVEQKDLQEIPRKDVEFQLLETIPKENSSPEIVEGSQSAENSEKQQLSEAPGEAEQPQVLETVLKENETPQMPDRSQLVPTPVMNKSLGEAPDGSRNAHESQPQVRGGNGVQPAETSETAAKVGMARESHPDKEEQHIEGETGEKVEAEMKNEKESEEAETKEKETGEAVDLGAAGASDRRA